Proteins encoded in a region of the Haloarcula sp. CBA1129 genome:
- a CDS encoding phage tail protein translates to MEFNFNSTTTPEAWREWDTSNVAVTDDGVEIAPDTHAAYATPEPLPESFEPVDLAVDDCGDLFLLSAAGDVWRYDPLRESLEELACGWRPADAGEATAITVTSRSIYVAGSAGHVQAYARQLFQTRWVLTAPFHEPVALDHDDTGVLVLDAGEGASDGGFLARIGDRAAVEQVVEDLPSPDDLATDGQTVSVLTGAPDDREIRTYDPSAGYARQSTVAIPETLGVRCLEAEPTGSPIVGAGSAENGAPTLYRHRGEAFERVGELSETASGITLSVGGARGRSDGLYAIVDDPARVVFLEQVTERRVNPATGRYDAQLLTRLDSGEWGTEWHRITTEFELAEAGTQIQFRYLAADDEDLQYSDVSTALETVDGIGSTYADRLRTAGIRGLSELIAQSPETVARAVSTETLEVSAARVADWMAEGRSLLAEGGGPYDPEAIDGIGPTFAGRLQDAGIEDVSTLVDRTAAAVARIVSQGVYDVPPTRAESWIEQARQLLADRDDVRGADWSAIEHPNPQDALLSDAEGRYLWVKLELVGDRFATPWVDSFRAYFPRQSYLRYLPSIYEEDSASATFLERFLSIFESAFVDVDEELETMTRYFDPAGVPPTALSWLGEWLGVEAGETWPDPARRKLIAASPALFRHRGTPAGILAMARLYLWHTDPARRRRGDPPPLEKDPMETLAGFLPEWSTQPSVDTPDQGTTTTAATENSGGPPTDRQVYLWEHPDLDCIDDPAVREAYERLIPCPQCVLVLVRSWFDEEAVRTVTRIVDREQPAHAVGRTVQLQPWIQLGGNSYLGINTRLPGREFTVDESSLGKDSMLQSRENDGQVGRRARIGTDTTIS, encoded by the coding sequence ATGGAGTTTAACTTCAACAGCACCACGACGCCGGAGGCGTGGCGGGAGTGGGACACTTCGAACGTCGCCGTGACCGACGACGGGGTCGAGATTGCACCCGACACGCACGCCGCGTACGCGACGCCCGAACCTCTCCCCGAATCGTTCGAGCCAGTCGACCTAGCCGTCGACGACTGCGGGGACCTCTTTCTCCTGTCGGCCGCTGGCGACGTGTGGAGATACGACCCTCTCAGGGAGTCACTGGAGGAGCTCGCCTGTGGCTGGCGGCCCGCGGACGCAGGCGAGGCGACCGCGATCACCGTGACCAGCCGGTCGATATACGTCGCCGGGTCCGCCGGCCACGTACAGGCGTATGCCAGACAGCTGTTCCAGACCCGCTGGGTCCTGACAGCGCCGTTTCACGAACCGGTCGCTCTCGACCACGACGACACCGGCGTGCTCGTCCTGGACGCGGGTGAGGGCGCCTCCGACGGGGGGTTCCTCGCGAGGATCGGGGACAGGGCAGCCGTCGAACAGGTCGTCGAGGACCTGCCGTCGCCCGACGACCTCGCAACTGACGGCCAGACGGTGTCCGTCCTCACCGGTGCCCCCGACGACCGCGAGATTCGAACGTACGATCCGAGCGCCGGGTACGCCCGGCAGTCGACGGTCGCAATCCCGGAGACACTCGGCGTCAGGTGTCTAGAAGCCGAGCCAACGGGCTCGCCGATTGTCGGCGCCGGATCCGCGGAGAACGGTGCCCCGACTCTGTATCGCCACCGGGGGGAGGCGTTCGAGCGCGTCGGCGAGCTCTCCGAGACCGCCTCGGGAATCACGCTGTCGGTCGGCGGGGCTCGCGGCCGCTCGGACGGGCTGTACGCCATCGTAGACGACCCGGCCCGTGTGGTGTTCCTCGAACAGGTGACCGAGCGGCGGGTGAATCCGGCCACGGGCCGCTACGACGCACAGCTTCTCACCCGGCTCGACAGCGGCGAGTGGGGTACGGAGTGGCACAGGATCACCACCGAGTTCGAACTGGCCGAAGCCGGGACACAGATACAGTTCCGGTACCTCGCGGCCGACGACGAGGACCTCCAGTACAGTGACGTCTCGACGGCGCTCGAGACGGTCGATGGAATCGGGTCGACGTACGCCGACCGCCTCCGGACCGCCGGTATCAGGGGCCTCTCGGAGCTGATTGCCCAGTCCCCGGAGACGGTCGCCAGGGCCGTCAGCACCGAGACGCTGGAGGTCTCGGCCGCACGGGTCGCGGACTGGATGGCTGAGGGTCGCTCCCTGCTGGCCGAGGGCGGGGGACCGTACGACCCGGAGGCCATCGACGGGATCGGGCCGACGTTCGCAGGGCGGCTCCAAGACGCAGGGATCGAGGACGTCTCCACGCTCGTGGATCGGACAGCAGCCGCCGTAGCCCGGATCGTGAGCCAGGGGGTGTACGACGTCCCGCCGACTCGCGCGGAGTCGTGGATCGAGCAAGCCAGACAGCTGCTTGCGGACCGAGACGATGTCCGCGGCGCCGACTGGTCGGCTATCGAGCACCCGAATCCACAGGACGCGCTGCTGTCGGATGCCGAGGGGCGATATCTGTGGGTGAAACTGGAACTGGTCGGCGACCGGTTCGCGACCCCCTGGGTCGACTCCTTCCGGGCGTACTTCCCCCGCCAGTCGTATCTCCGGTACCTGCCGTCCATCTACGAGGAGGATTCAGCAAGTGCGACGTTCCTCGAACGGTTCCTGTCGATCTTCGAGAGCGCGTTCGTCGACGTCGACGAGGAACTCGAGACGATGACCCGCTACTTCGACCCGGCGGGTGTGCCGCCGACGGCGCTGTCATGGCTGGGCGAGTGGCTCGGGGTCGAAGCGGGCGAAACCTGGCCGGACCCGGCCCGACGAAAGCTCATCGCCGCCAGTCCAGCGCTGTTTAGGCACCGAGGAACGCCTGCCGGGATACTTGCGATGGCGCGGCTGTACCTGTGGCACACCGACCCCGCGCGGAGGCGAAGGGGTGACCCACCCCCCCTCGAGAAGGACCCGATGGAGACGCTCGCTGGATTCCTGCCAGAGTGGTCGACTCAGCCGTCCGTCGACACACCCGACCAGGGGACGACCACGACTGCAGCGACGGAGAACTCGGGTGGCCCGCCGACCGACCGGCAGGTGTACCTCTGGGAACACCCTGACCTGGACTGCATCGATGACCCGGCTGTCAGGGAGGCGTACGAACGGCTGATTCCCTGCCCGCAGTGCGTCCTCGTGCTTGTGCGGTCGTGGTTCGACGAGGAAGCCGTCAGGACGGTGACGCGGATCGTGGACCGGGAGCAGCCAGCCCACGCCGTCGGGCGGACGGTCCAGCTCCAGCCGTGGATCCAGCTCGGAGGCAACTCCTATCTGGGTATCAACACCCGACTCCCCGGTCGCGAGTTCACCGTCGACGAGTCCAGCCTCGGGAAGGACTCGATGCTCCAGTCCCGGGAGAACGACGGCCAAGTGGGTCGTCGGGCGCGCATCGGCACGGACACGACCATCTCGTAA
- a CDS encoding TRAM domain-containing protein codes for MAEIPNSLRSLFTAPLKQQDGTYIVEVPSSEVDGEALSSDETYRVAILESPVSTESSVHRESQSTPTHETASHSPSGPPIEEGEVRDVTIETVGDQGDGIAKVERGYVVIVPEAQPGDEPTIEIEQVQENVAFASIVDSDPRTI; via the coding sequence ATGGCCGAAATTCCCAATTCCCTTCGCTCTCTGTTCACTGCTCCACTTAAACAGCAAGATGGGACATACATAGTGGAAGTCCCCTCGAGTGAAGTAGATGGTGAAGCGTTATCATCTGACGAAACGTATCGCGTAGCGATTCTTGAATCTCCAGTCTCGACGGAGTCGTCAGTACACCGGGAGTCACAGAGTACCCCTACTCATGAGACTGCGAGCCACTCGCCCTCTGGACCCCCCATTGAGGAAGGCGAAGTACGTGATGTGACCATCGAGACAGTCGGCGATCAGGGTGATGGTATCGCAAAAGTCGAACGTGGTTACGTCGTGATCGTTCCCGAAGCTCAACCCGGCGACGAACCAACCATCGAAATCGAACAAGTTCAAGAGAATGTTGCGTTTGCGAGCATCGTCGATAGCGATCCGCGGACGATCTAA
- a CDS encoding nucleotidyltransferase domain-containing protein: MSFNNRSDALIELLEELTQTGHEYVLVGGYAVSAFNARFSTDLDIVVAPDSKAEFAEFLERQGFEETDSHAKEWFYDTEVIEYEKRLTPQQPIGFDLLVNGLGCRQTEAQWSFDYLYDHSHQQEVSGGTVTTSARVIDGAVLVAAKLHSGRETDLRDVLAVAEEIDLDAVTPHLRRGDDDALREQLERGLEILESDELKHGFRSDFGASAVSEETVTALQEYLSTQTDNLS; this comes from the coding sequence ATGAGCTTCAACAACCGGAGTGACGCACTCATCGAACTGCTCGAGGAGCTCACGCAAACGGGGCACGAGTACGTCCTTGTCGGCGGCTACGCTGTCTCCGCGTTCAACGCACGCTTCTCCACAGACCTCGATATCGTCGTTGCACCGGACTCCAAGGCTGAATTCGCCGAATTCCTCGAACGACAGGGCTTCGAGGAAACGGACAGTCACGCCAAGGAATGGTTCTACGACACCGAAGTGATCGAGTACGAAAAGCGGCTCACGCCGCAACAGCCGATCGGCTTCGATCTCCTGGTGAATGGCCTCGGATGTAGGCAGACTGAGGCACAGTGGTCCTTCGACTACCTGTACGACCACAGCCACCAGCAGGAGGTGAGCGGGGGGACGGTGACGACGTCGGCTAGAGTAATCGATGGGGCGGTCCTTGTCGCGGCAAAGCTCCATAGCGGTCGTGAAACAGACCTTCGGGACGTCTTGGCAGTGGCAGAAGAAATCGACCTTGACGCTGTCACGCCACACCTGCGTCGAGGGGACGACGATGCGCTCCGGGAGCAACTCGAGCGTGGACTGGAAATCTTGGAGAGCGACGAACTCAAGCACGGATTTCGGAGCGACTTCGGGGCCTCAGCTGTTTCAGAAGAAACGGTCACGGCTCTCCAAGAGTATCTGTCTACGCAGACTGATAACCTGAGCTGA
- a CDS encoding helix-turn-helix domain-containing protein, which translates to MYETLDDTAAQVILAIESGDSIRRVAQHLHTPYETVRQAVNRLEDAGYISYDDGLSVVDERVRDAARELVAASAGVSPPSIEEAYVIPQFGDRPYAFTRIDAVYVWTQGGYQVGRNPDDYPLFLAVHEQDVDAWETFFESFDLPTAFERQPQDEIDGPLQIVLEPRPSLDINHVEGYPVIPRAETIEYMRENYAQFQSGLAMLDRMYEDLDLGVAYRETERAQT; encoded by the coding sequence ATGTACGAGACTCTCGATGACACGGCAGCGCAGGTCATCCTGGCTATCGAGAGTGGTGACTCTATCCGCCGTGTCGCACAACACCTCCACACGCCGTACGAGACGGTGAGACAGGCCGTGAACCGTCTCGAAGACGCAGGCTACATCAGTTATGATGATGGCCTCTCCGTCGTCGACGAGCGCGTGAGAGACGCCGCACGCGAACTCGTGGCTGCCAGCGCCGGCGTCAGTCCGCCTTCGATTGAGGAGGCATACGTCATCCCACAGTTCGGTGACCGACCGTACGCGTTTACGCGGATCGACGCCGTCTACGTATGGACCCAGGGCGGCTATCAAGTCGGTCGCAACCCCGATGACTATCCGCTGTTCCTAGCCGTCCACGAGCAAGACGTCGACGCTTGGGAGACGTTTTTCGAATCGTTCGACCTCCCCACCGCATTCGAACGACAGCCCCAAGACGAGATTGACGGACCGCTACAGATTGTCCTTGAGCCACGCCCGTCGCTAGATATCAACCATGTCGAAGGGTACCCAGTGATCCCGAGAGCTGAGACGATCGAGTATATGCGCGAGAACTACGCCCAGTTCCAGTCGGGGCTGGCAATGCTCGACCGGATGTACGAAGACCTCGACCTCGGCGTCGCGTATCGTGAGACCGAACGGGCACAGACATGA
- a CDS encoding orc1/cdc6 family replication initiation protein: MPRFERKQNIFRNKDALGESYKPETIKERDEEIAEYMDALQPVIDGWEPNNIFLYGNTGVGKTAVTYYLLDQLQDDVAEYDDVDLSILSLNCKTLNSSYQVAVELVNELRPSGGEISSTGYPQQTVFKKLYRELEAIGGTVLIVLDEIDSIGERDELLYELPRARANGNLEETKVGVIGISNDFKFRDQLDPRVQDTLCERELQFPPYDAPELKNILQSRADVAITEDSVDQGVIQLCAALAARDSGSARQALDLLRLAGEIAENQEAEVINEDHVDDARSQLEQERVEEGMRELTTHGRLALLAVISKAAKEETPCRTREIYEEYTTLCESSETESLGQRSLHNHLSDLRMLGILSAHENRSGSRGNYYNYELDVPFSSAIEAMSDVLRLTTEIDTIRDIASMNNVG, encoded by the coding sequence ATGCCTCGGTTCGAACGGAAGCAGAATATCTTCCGTAATAAAGACGCCCTGGGTGAGTCCTACAAACCCGAGACCATCAAAGAGAGAGATGAAGAAATTGCAGAATATATGGATGCTCTCCAACCGGTAATCGATGGATGGGAACCAAACAATATCTTTCTCTACGGGAATACTGGAGTTGGCAAAACAGCTGTAACATACTATCTTCTCGATCAACTCCAAGATGACGTGGCTGAGTATGACGATGTCGACCTCTCAATCCTCTCGCTTAATTGCAAAACGCTGAACTCTTCTTATCAAGTTGCAGTGGAACTCGTCAATGAACTCCGCCCGTCTGGTGGTGAAATCAGTTCAACGGGATACCCGCAACAAACGGTCTTCAAGAAGCTCTATCGAGAACTTGAGGCCATAGGTGGCACGGTTCTGATTGTCCTTGATGAAATTGACTCTATCGGTGAGCGAGATGAACTGTTGTATGAATTGCCCAGAGCGAGAGCAAATGGCAATCTTGAAGAAACGAAAGTTGGAGTCATCGGGATCAGCAACGACTTCAAATTTCGCGATCAGTTAGATCCACGGGTTCAGGATACTCTCTGTGAGCGCGAACTGCAATTCCCGCCATATGATGCACCTGAACTAAAAAATATACTCCAATCCCGGGCTGACGTCGCTATTACGGAGGATTCGGTTGATCAGGGTGTCATTCAATTATGTGCTGCGCTCGCTGCAAGGGACAGTGGAAGTGCTCGGCAAGCTCTTGACCTCCTTCGGTTGGCTGGTGAAATTGCAGAGAATCAAGAAGCAGAAGTGATCAACGAAGACCATGTTGATGATGCACGCTCACAATTGGAACAAGAACGGGTAGAGGAAGGGATGCGTGAACTTACCACTCACGGTCGTCTCGCGCTCTTAGCCGTCATTTCGAAAGCAGCTAAAGAAGAAACACCCTGCCGTACACGTGAAATCTATGAGGAGTATACTACTCTGTGTGAATCTTCTGAAACCGAATCACTGGGACAGCGGTCTCTCCACAACCACTTGTCTGACCTTCGGATGTTAGGAATCCTTTCTGCACACGAAAACCGGAGCGGATCCAGAGGAAATTATTATAACTATGAACTAGATGTCCCGTTCAGCAGTGCTATTGAAGCTATGTCCGATGTTCTTCGTCTTACAACCGAGATTGATACAATTCGTGACATTGCCTCAATGAATAACGTTGGGTAG
- a CDS encoding ImmA/IrrE family metallo-endopeptidase has translation MSTIQSDTPEQSSQQSTCTFDDSDSRDDEMREQLDSWVEDLVDLTNEAQASEQFQQWLDVQSKFHDYSARNTLLIKLQCPEATRVAGYQTWKDEFDRYVQSGEDAIWIWAPIITKKCPACGNSPSYHENTECEYDETDPEQWRRGLVGFRPTSVFDVSQTEGEPLPELETEAHGDPDGLVEDLLDATDEIGVDARIVAPAEWEHGSARGGCQRRSVVTTNPMVEAVDRDNRAALASTLIHEFAHAALHFDVDDETERSKREVEAEAVAYVVSRHFELDPDNSAFYLAAWDGDAPETLQDRLNRISVTAAELIDAVEGES, from the coding sequence ATGTCAACGATACAGTCAGACACTCCAGAGCAGTCCAGTCAGCAGAGCACCTGCACATTCGACGATTCGGACTCCCGAGACGACGAGATGCGCGAGCAGCTTGACTCGTGGGTCGAGGATCTTGTCGACCTCACGAATGAGGCACAGGCCAGCGAGCAGTTCCAGCAGTGGCTTGACGTGCAGTCGAAGTTCCACGACTACAGCGCTCGGAACACCCTTCTGATCAAGCTCCAGTGTCCCGAGGCAACGCGGGTCGCCGGTTACCAGACCTGGAAAGACGAGTTCGACCGGTACGTCCAGAGCGGTGAGGATGCAATCTGGATCTGGGCTCCGATCATTACGAAGAAGTGTCCTGCATGCGGCAACTCGCCATCGTATCACGAGAACACGGAGTGTGAGTACGACGAGACAGACCCCGAGCAGTGGCGTCGAGGGCTAGTCGGATTCCGGCCAACGTCGGTGTTCGATGTCTCCCAGACTGAAGGCGAGCCGCTTCCCGAACTGGAGACGGAAGCTCACGGCGACCCGGATGGACTCGTTGAGGACCTGTTGGATGCAACCGACGAGATCGGCGTCGACGCACGAATCGTTGCTCCAGCGGAGTGGGAGCATGGGTCTGCTCGGGGCGGCTGCCAGCGTCGGAGCGTCGTGACTACGAATCCAATGGTCGAAGCGGTCGACCGGGATAATCGGGCCGCTCTTGCGAGTACACTCATCCACGAGTTCGCCCACGCTGCTCTTCACTTTGACGTCGACGATGAGACGGAGCGCTCGAAGCGAGAGGTCGAAGCCGAGGCGGTCGCCTACGTCGTGAGTCGCCATTTCGAGTTGGACCCCGACAACTCGGCGTTCTACTTGGCGGCGTGGGACGGCGATGCTCCCGAGACGTTGCAGGACCGGCTGAACCGTATCTCAGTGACTGCGGCGGAGCTGATCGACGCCGTCGAAGGTGAGAGCTGA
- a CDS encoding zinc ribbon domain-containing protein → MVSPVAFRRFNEYVACKAREQDVTAVRVDPQNTSKRCSMCGFTSLGCGIGVERILDSLHPARKTKYGSQARLERHRTFSALTFDGVDQLRRSH, encoded by the coding sequence GTGGTATCCCCTGTGGCGTTCCGTCGCTTCAACGAGTACGTCGCGTGCAAGGCCAGAGAACAGGACGTAACAGCTGTCCGAGTTGACCCCCAGAACACTTCGAAGAGGTGTTCGATGTGTGGGTTTACTTCTCTCGGCTGTGGTATCGGTGTTGAACGGATACTTGACTCTCTCCACCCAGCAAGGAAGACAAAATACGGCTCTCAAGCACGTCTGGAAAGACACCGCACCTTCTCAGCTCTCACCTTCGACGGCGTCGATCAGCTCCGCCGCAGTCACTGA
- a CDS encoding PQQ-binding-like beta-propeller repeat protein, translated as MAWREPRKTFTYRITFQMMPSRRELLGSLSGVALIGTAGCLESSESQFSPGSDTTTDWPMPRHNPHNTAFTPDAVAPRRDVRERWAADIGSDIRTPAIVDGIVFAPDAEGLLALDGESGEELWQFAPTQHPWPSPPAVHDGIVYVTTSDDDTVFAVDADTGDKLWSLTGAGHIHSPPHPITGRLVSEPFVLVANDDGTVHALDPANGDEHWQIDVFGAVRTIAFRSPRLYIGTVGGEVYAYSLNGTEEEPGERWRRKVGSQIEAIVPTDNGIVVSTFSGPLRNLQDGANAGINDWIATESHTGSPPVYAGSWVYSTGWESLSSLRVYDRNRHWQVSADFDNAAPVAAGDTIYAPVKGDVHAFDLSGGVGVGGIRVGATRWTHTIESGGIQGLAVGDGALFVACESHNEDDSSLVCLEPP; from the coding sequence ATGGCGTGGAGAGAACCCAGAAAGACCTTCACATATAGGATCACATTCCAAATGATGCCCTCCAGGCGCGAACTTCTCGGCAGCCTTAGTGGCGTGGCTCTCATCGGAACCGCCGGCTGTCTCGAATCCAGCGAATCGCAGTTCTCACCCGGGAGCGATACGACGACTGACTGGCCAATGCCCCGCCACAATCCCCACAACACGGCGTTTACACCCGATGCCGTAGCACCCCGAAGGGACGTCCGAGAGCGGTGGGCCGCCGATATTGGTTCGGATATCAGAACGCCGGCCATTGTGGACGGGATAGTCTTCGCACCGGATGCAGAGGGGCTGCTCGCGCTCGATGGAGAATCGGGTGAGGAGTTATGGCAATTTGCACCGACCCAGCATCCTTGGCCCTCACCCCCGGCGGTCCACGACGGTATCGTCTACGTTACGACGAGCGATGATGACACGGTTTTCGCTGTCGATGCTGACACTGGCGATAAGCTATGGTCTCTGACTGGTGCCGGCCACATCCACAGTCCGCCCCATCCGATCACCGGTCGACTCGTCAGCGAACCGTTCGTACTCGTCGCAAACGACGATGGGACCGTTCACGCGCTTGACCCAGCGAACGGTGACGAGCACTGGCAGATCGATGTATTCGGTGCGGTTAGGACAATAGCGTTCCGCAGCCCTCGATTATATATTGGTACTGTCGGCGGCGAGGTGTATGCATATTCCCTCAATGGCACCGAAGAAGAGCCGGGAGAACGCTGGCGTCGTAAAGTAGGGAGCCAGATTGAAGCAATAGTACCGACGGACAACGGCATCGTTGTCAGCACGTTCAGTGGCCCACTTCGGAACCTACAAGATGGAGCCAACGCCGGCATCAACGACTGGATAGCCACCGAGAGCCACACCGGATCACCGCCCGTCTACGCTGGGTCGTGGGTATACAGTACGGGCTGGGAATCACTTTCGTCGCTCCGAGTCTACGACAGGAACCGTCACTGGCAGGTGAGCGCAGACTTCGATAACGCGGCCCCTGTCGCGGCCGGCGACACCATTTATGCTCCGGTGAAAGGTGATGTTCACGCATTCGATCTATCAGGTGGTGTCGGGGTCGGAGGAATAAGGGTTGGTGCAACACGATGGACTCATACCATCGAGAGTGGTGGTATTCAGGGACTCGCCGTCGGTGATGGGGCGCTGTTCGTCGCCTGTGAATCACACAATGAGGACGATTCGTCGCTGGTCTGTCTCGAACCACCCTGA
- a CDS encoding glutathione S-transferase family protein has product MRKLLGLEDAIAMDIVEPYRGAGGWQFSPNKPGCTPDSLHDSEFIHEVYTAADSEYTGGVTTPVLWDRDEETIVNNESIEIMEMLATAFADHSDEYDLYPATTRDRIDAVIEELHEPILKGAYTAGFADSQEIYKRAVDSMFDALDYWEAVLEDQRFHAGDSLTLADLRLFPALVRLDPVYYTHFKCNVRRLVDYPNLWAYTRDIYQHDGISETVNLDHIKQHYYRSHTDINPTGFVPVGPDIDFTASYDRE; this is encoded by the coding sequence GTGCGGAAGCTCCTCGGCCTCGAGGACGCCATCGCGATGGACATCGTCGAACCGTATCGTGGCGCTGGTGGCTGGCAGTTCAGCCCCAACAAACCAGGCTGTACACCGGACTCACTCCATGACTCTGAGTTCATCCACGAAGTCTACACCGCAGCTGATTCGGAGTACACTGGTGGCGTTACCACGCCGGTTCTCTGGGACCGGGACGAGGAGACTATCGTCAACAACGAGTCCATCGAGATCATGGAGATGCTCGCGACGGCGTTCGCCGACCACAGCGATGAGTACGACCTGTATCCTGCGACGACGCGTGACCGCATCGATGCGGTCATCGAGGAGTTGCACGAACCAATTCTCAAGGGGGCGTACACTGCTGGGTTTGCCGACTCTCAGGAGATATACAAGCGGGCGGTCGATTCCATGTTCGACGCCCTCGACTACTGGGAGGCCGTACTCGAGGACCAGCGGTTCCACGCCGGGGATTCGCTGACGCTCGCCGACCTCCGACTATTTCCTGCACTCGTCCGTCTCGATCCCGTCTACTACACGCACTTCAAGTGTAACGTCCGGCGCCTCGTCGATTATCCGAACCTCTGGGCGTACACGCGGGACATCTACCAACACGACGGCATCTCGGAGACCGTGAATCTCGACCACATCAAGCAGCACTATTACCGGAGCCACACGGACATCAACCCGACCGGATTCGTCCCAGTCGGGCCCGACATCGACTTTACCGCGAGCTACGACCGGGAATGA
- a CDS encoding pyridoxal-dependent decarboxylase codes for MNRSNSPETGFIDPSGANDEAVRDLAENVLDQLLDQLGTAEDRSPLPNESTIPSVTLPESPRSEGDLLGDLETIVEGSMNPAHPGYIGHMDTIPTTMSVLGDLVASAVNNNLLSVEMSPVFSELEVQLIETIASEFGLGPNPGGVLTSGGSLANLHALAVARNHTFDVHEDGLTGLDSEPVLFTSGVSHTSLQKAAMLLGLGTESVVTVETDADSRMKPSALTEAVEQTKRDGRTPFCVVATAGTTTTGNIDPLPALRDIAEQHDLWLHVDAAYGGALVFSEAERGRLDGIEAADSVTFNPQKWCYVAKTCAMALFGNVDVLQMDFRVGAPYMGDDDAIPNLGELSVQGTRRADVLKLWLTFQHLGRDGLEQLIDESYRLTAVLRSRVAEHDALELASDPEMNLVCFRAAPDWCPPEERDALNERLQRTLLAEHDVFVSLPTYRDNRWLRVVLLNPFTDEKTLDRLLDGIEAVLDAQQT; via the coding sequence ATGAACCGTTCTAACTCGCCGGAAACGGGGTTCATCGATCCGAGTGGCGCTAACGACGAAGCCGTACGCGACCTCGCTGAGAACGTTCTAGACCAGCTCCTTGACCAGCTTGGGACAGCAGAAGACCGATCGCCGTTACCAAACGAGTCAACTATCCCATCTGTTACACTTCCTGAGTCTCCACGCTCTGAGGGCGACCTTCTCGGAGATCTTGAGACAATCGTCGAGGGCTCGATGAACCCTGCACATCCAGGATACATCGGCCATATGGACACGATCCCCACGACGATGTCGGTGCTGGGTGATCTCGTCGCTTCGGCGGTCAACAACAATCTGCTAAGTGTGGAGATGTCACCGGTATTCTCGGAACTTGAGGTACAACTCATCGAGACTATCGCCAGTGAGTTCGGACTCGGTCCAAACCCCGGCGGGGTACTCACCAGTGGCGGGTCGCTCGCGAACCTCCACGCGCTTGCAGTCGCCCGCAACCACACGTTCGACGTTCACGAAGACGGACTCACCGGACTGGACAGCGAGCCAGTGCTATTCACCTCTGGGGTGTCACACACATCACTACAGAAGGCCGCAATGCTACTCGGACTCGGGACCGAGAGCGTCGTCACGGTCGAGACGGACGCGGACTCGCGGATGAAACCAAGCGCACTGACCGAGGCGGTCGAACAGACGAAACGAGACGGTCGTACGCCATTCTGCGTCGTCGCCACCGCTGGGACGACGACGACTGGGAACATCGACCCGCTCCCAGCGCTCCGTGACATCGCGGAGCAACACGACCTGTGGCTCCACGTAGACGCAGCCTACGGCGGTGCGCTGGTCTTCTCCGAAGCTGAACGCGGTCGACTGGACGGAATAGAGGCCGCAGACTCGGTGACGTTCAACCCCCAGAAGTGGTGTTACGTCGCGAAGACGTGTGCGATGGCACTCTTCGGGAACGTCGACGTGCTTCAGATGGACTTCCGAGTCGGGGCACCCTACATGGGTGACGATGATGCAATCCCGAACCTCGGCGAACTTAGTGTCCAAGGCACCCGGCGGGCGGATGTGCTGAAGCTCTGGCTCACCTTCCAGCACCTCGGCCGGGACGGACTCGAACAGCTGATCGACGAGAGCTATCGGTTGACTGCCGTGCTTCGCAGCCGCGTGGCCGAACACGATGCGCTGGAGCTGGCGAGCGACCCGGAGATGAACTTGGTCTGTTTCCGTGCCGCGCCCGACTGGTGTCCGCCGGAGGAACGTGACGCGCTAAACGAGCGACTCCAGCGGACGCTACTGGCTGAGCATGACGTCTTCGTTTCGCTCCCGACCTATCGTGACAACCGCTGGCTGCGTGTCGTGTTACTGAACCCGTTCACCGACGAGAAGACACTCGACAGACTGCTCGACGGGATTGAGGCAGTTCTGGACGCACAACAGACGTAG
- a CDS encoding ParA family protein, whose amino-acid sequence MVGRGKGPFEDLIREDTGVDNLDVIPAHNMLSSLDTTMRRAKETEEQMNPDAE is encoded by the coding sequence ATGGTCGGCCGTGGCAAGGGGCCGTTTGAGGACCTGATCCGGGAGGACACCGGTGTCGACAACCTCGATGTCATCCCAGCCCACAACATGCTCTCATCGCTGGATACGACGATGCGCCGGGCCAAAGAGACTGAGGAACAGATGAATCCAGACGCCGAGTAG